In Bos taurus isolate L1 Dominette 01449 registration number 42190680 breed Hereford chromosome 9, ARS-UCD2.0, whole genome shotgun sequence, a single genomic region encodes these proteins:
- the UNC93A gene encoding protein unc-93 homolog A isoform X5, with product MEGNLKNVLVLSFGFLLLFTAYGGLQSLQPVQRGGPGRGSAQHALRRHAAVLHVPAARPHREARLQVDPRARHVLLRGLLAGQLLRQLDVLTCCDVMSHSLRPCGLHPTRLVCPWDSPGKNTEVGCHCLLQGVFPTQGSDPLLLHCRYTLIPASVLVGLGAAALWSAQGTYLTIVGNMQARKTGQVGKDVVSQYFGIFFLIFQSSGVWGNLISSLVFGQMPTQGTIPEEQLQACGASDCLMATVSANSTNRPSQDLIYTLLGIYTGCGFLAVLLMAVFLEPVRDAQPEGEDEKQAPPFWSTLLSTFKLLRDKRLRLLILLPMLSGFEQAFLSGDYTRGRLSLETCLQVKDQSRSAVVAVTLIYLHLALCPCLGVENRENTEIPYYLAFKNFLF from the exons ATGGAAGGGAACCTGAAGAACGTGCTCGTGCTGTCCTTTGGGTTTCTGCTGCTCTTCACTGCCTACGGAGGGCTGCAGAGCCTGCAG CCTGTACAGCGAGGAGGGCCTGGGCGTGGCAGCGCTCAGCACGCTCTACGGCGGCATGCTGCTGTCCTCCATGTTCCTGCCGCCCGTCCTCATCGGGAAGCTCGGCTGCAAGTGGACCCTCGTGCTCGCCATGTGCTGCTACGTGGCCTTCTCGCTGGGCAACTTCTACGCCAGCTG GATGTACTCACGTGCTGTGacgtcatgtcccactctttgagaccctgtggactgcaccccaccaggctcgtctgtccgtgggattctccaggcaagaatactgaagtgggttgtcactgcctactccagggggtcttcccaacccagggatcagacccacttctcctgcactgcag GTACACTTTGATCCCCGCCTCCGTCCTGGTGGGGCTCGGAGCCGCCGCCCTGTGGTCGGCACAGGGCACCTACCTCACCATCGTGGGGAACATGCAGGCGCGGAAGACGGGACAAGTCGGCAAAGACGTGGTCAGCCAGTACTTCGGCATCTTCTTTCTCATATTCCAGTCATCTGGCGTGTGGGGCAACCTGATCTCGTCTCTCGTGTTCGGCCAGATGCCCACTCAAG GGACCATCCCGGAGGAGCAGCTGCAGGCCTGCGGGGCCAGCGACTGCCTGATGGCCACGGTGTCCGCCAACAGCACGAATCGGCCCTCCCAGGACCTCATCTACACGCTCCTGGGCATCTACACGG GGTGCGGTTTCCTGGCGGTCCTGCTCATGGCCGTGTTTCTGGAACCTGTAAGAGATGCTCAGCCGGAAGGTGAGGATGAGAAGCAGGCGCCCCCTTTCTGGTCCACTTTGCTGTCGACGTTTAAGCTGCTCAGAGACAAGCGCCTGCGTCTCCTGATCCTGCTGCCGATGCTCAGTGGGTTCGAGCAAGCCTTCCTGTCGGGCGACTACACGCGG GGACGCCTCTCGCTTGAGACATGTCTCCAGGTAAAGGACCAAAGCCGCTCGGCAGTCGTCGCAGTGACCCTTATTTACCTGCATCTCGCCCTGTGTCCTTGTCTTGGAgtggaaaatagagaaaacactGAAATTCCTTACTacctagcttttaaaaattttttattctaa